One stretch of Cyclopterus lumpus isolate fCycLum1 chromosome 10, fCycLum1.pri, whole genome shotgun sequence DNA includes these proteins:
- the LOC117737742 gene encoding protocadherin gamma-A11-like, with protein sequence MMDSKIIWFPACCFYFLLFFLHVAYGDMSYNFQEEMKRGSVIGNVAKDLGLDRAAFSNRRARIDTDGTDTRYCDINLNNGELIVGDRMDREGLCGEKASCILKHELVLENPLELHRINLHIQDINDNSPQFKEDLINIEMQESAVRGARFVIEEAHDADVGQNSVQQYSLKKNDHFILSADGNTIELVLEKELDREKQQEINLLLTALDGGSPQRSGTVVIHVTVLDANDNAPVFSQAVYKASLPENSPVDTVVVTVSATDADEGINGDVTYEFGHVTDDVKKIFSIDRKVGEIRVIGIVDYETTTSFEIRVKAKDGLGLSSYAKIIISITDANDNAPVVNLKSITNPIAEDTPPGTEVGIINVQDRDSETNRQVRCSIQQHVPFKLVPSIKNYYSLVTTAQLDRELESDYNITITATDEGSPPLSSSKTVQLSVADINDNPPVFEEQSYSAYVTENNKPGSTLCSVTARDPDWRQNGTVVYSLLPGEVNGAPVSSYLSVNGDTGVIHAVRSFDYEQFRSFKVHVMARDNGSPPLSSNVTVSVFVSDVNDNSPQILYPAPEGNSFMTELVPKAAHGGSLVSKVIAVDADSGQNAWLSYHIVKSTDPGLFTIGLHTGEIRTQRDISESDSMKQNLIVSVKDNGQPSLSATCSMYLLISDNLAEVPELKDISYDDKNSKLTSYLIIALVSVSTFFLTFIIIILGVRFCRRRKPRLLFDGAVAIPSAYLPPNYADVDGTGTLRSTYNYDAYLTTGSRTSDFKFVSSYIDNTLPADQTLRKSPSDFADVFGDCDDSPEVGTWFLS encoded by the coding sequence ATGATGGATTCTAAAATAATCTGGTTTCCAGCGTGCTGCTtctatttcctcctgttttttcttcatgtcGCATATGGAGACATGAGCTACAATTTTCAAGAGGAGATGAAGCGAGGATCAGTTATTGGAAATGTGGCCAAGGATTTGGGGCTCGACAGGGCGGCGTTCTCCAACAGAAGAGCTCGCATTGACACCGATGGGACTGATACACGTTACTGTGACATAAACCTGAATAACGGAGAGTTGATTGTCGGTGACAGGATGGACCGAGAGGGGCTTTGTGGAGAAAAGGCTTCGTGCATCCTAAAGCACGAGCTTGTGTTGGAGAATCCTCTCGAGCTCCATCGGATTAATCTACACATTCAAGATATTAATGATAACTCCCCACAATTTAAGGAAGACTTGATTAATATAGAAATGCAAGAGTCGGCAGTCCGGGGAGCTCGTTTTGTGATTGAAGAGGCGCACGATGCGGATGTAGGACAGAATTCAGTTCAGCAGTACAGCCTTAAAAAGAATGATCATTTCATCTTGTCTGCTGATGGAAACACAATAGAGCTTGTTCTTGAAAAAGAGCTTGATcgtgaaaaacaacaagagatCAATTTACTCCTTACAGCTTTAGATGGAGGCTCCCCTCAGAGATCAGGTACTGTAGTCATACACGTCACTGTACTGGATGCTAATGATAACGCCCCAGTGTTTAGCCAGGCCGTTTATAAAGCCAGTCTGCCTGAGAACTCCCCTGTAGATACTGTAGTGGTCACAGTTAGCGCTACTGATGCAGACGAGGGGATCAATGGTGACGTCACTTATGAATTTGGACATGTTACTGACGATGTGAAGAAGATATTTAGTATTGACCGTAAAGTTGGTGAGATACGAGTAATTGGCATTGTTGACTATGAAACTACGACCTCATTTGAAATACGCGTTAAAGCAAAAGATGGGTTAGGGCTGTCATCATAtgctaaaataataatttcgATCACTGATGCGAATGACAATGCACCTGTAGTCAATTTAAAATCCATAACAAATCCAATAGCAGAGGACACCCCACCTGGTACAGAGGTGGGCATCATCAACGTGCAGGATAGAGACTCTGAGACTAACAGACAGGTCCGCTGCTCCATTCAGCAACACGTCCCCTTTAAGTTGGTTCCTTCtattaaaaactattattcTCTGGTGACCACAGCACAACTGGACCGTGAACTAGAGTCtgattacaacattacaatcaCTGCCACTGACGAGGGCTCtccacctctgtcctcctctaaaACTGTCCAGTTGTCTGTAGCAGACATCAACGACAACCCACCTGTGTTTGAGGAACAGTCCTACAGCGCTTATGTGACTGAAAATAACAAACCTGGCTCCACTTTATGTTCCGTTACTGCTCGAGACCCCGACTGGAGACAAAACGGTACCGTGGTTTATTCTCTGTTACCGGGTGAGGTGAACGGCGCCCCGGTGTCCTCCTATCTATCTGTTAACGGAGACACGGGGGTGATCCACGCTGTGAGGTCGTTTGATTATGAACAGTTCAGGAGTTTTAAAGTGCACGTGATGGCCAGAGACAACGGTTCTCCTCCACTCAGCAGCAACGTGACCGTCAGTGTGTTCGTATCGGATGTGAATGACAActctcctcagatactgtaccCCGCCCCGGAGGGCAACTCCTTCATGACCGAGCTGGTCCCCAAAGCTGCACACGGAGGCTCTCTGGTGTCCAAAGTGATCGCTGTGGACGCGGACTCCGGACAGAACGCCTGGCTGTCCTATCATATAGTCAAATCCACTGATCCGGGTCTTTTCACCATTGGTCTCCACACAGGAGAAATCAGGACCCAGCGGGACATTTCTGAGTCTGACAGCATGAAACAGAACCTCATTGTGTCAGTGAAGGATAACggacagccctctctctctgccacctgctccatgtatttacttatttctgaTAACTTGGCTGAGGTGCCAGAACTGAAGGATATTTCTTATGACGACAAGAACTCCAAACTGACCTCGTATCTGATCATCGCGCTGGTGTCCGTTTCCACCTTTTTtctgaccttcatcatcatcatcctgggtgtgaggttttgtCGCAGGAGAAAGCCCAGACTGTTGTTTGATGGAGCAGTTGCCATCCCCAGCGCGTATCTCCCTCCTAATTACGCAGATGTTGACGGCACAGGAACTTTACGCAGCACCTACAATTATGACGCGTACCTGACAACAGGTTCTAGAACCAGTGACTTTAAGTTCGTGAGTTCTTACATTGACAACACACTGCCTGCTGACCAGACTCTGAGGAAAAGTCCATCAGACTTTGCTGATGTGTTTGGAGATTGTGATGATTCACCTGAGGTAGGAACATGGTTCCTATCATag
- the LOC117737731 gene encoding protocadherin beta-15-like translates to MRLNGIVRFIAQPVRNQSTMMDSKIIWFPACCFHFVLFFLHVTYGDMSYNFPEEMKRGAVIGNVAKDLGLDRAAFSNRRARIDTDGTDTRYCDINLNNGELIVGDRMDREGLCGEKASCILKHELVLENPLELHRINLHIQDINDNSPQFKEDLINIEIRESADRGARFVIEEAHDADVGQNSVQQYSLKKNDHFILSADGNTIELVLEKELDREKQQEINLLLTALDGGSPQRSGTVVIHVTVLDANDNAPVFSQAVYKASLPENSPVDTVVVTVSATDADEGVNGDVTYEFGHVTDDVKKIFSIDRKVGEIRVIGIVDYETTTSFEIRVKAKDGLGLSSYAKIIISITDANDNAPVVNLKSITNPIAEDTPPGTEVGIINVQDRDSETNRQVRCSIQQHVPFKLVPSIKNYYSLVTTGQLDRELESEYNITITATDEGSPPLSSSKTVQLSVADINDNPPVFEEQSYSAYVTENNKPGSTLCSVTARDPDWRQNGTMVYSLLPGEVNGAPVSSYLSVNGDTGVIHAVRSFDYEQFRSFKVHVMARDNGSPPLSSNVTVSVFVSDVNDNSPQILYPAPEGNSFMTELVPKAALGGSLVSKVIAVDADSGQNAWLSYHIVKSTDPGLFTIVLHSGEIRTQRDIFESDSMKQNLIVSVKDNGQPSLSATCSMYLLISDNLAEVPELKDISYDEKNSKLTSYLIIALVSVSTFFLTFIIIILGVRFCRRRKPRLLFDGAVAIPSAYLPPNYADVDGTGTLRSTYNYDAYLTTGSRTSDFKFVSSYNDNTLPADQTLRKSPSDFADAFGDCDDSPEVCTWFLS, encoded by the coding sequence ATGCGGTTGAACGGAATTGTTCGTTTTATTGCTCAACCTGTTAGGAACCAATCGACGATGATGGATTCTAAAATAATCTGGTTTCCAGCGTGCTGCTTCCATTTCGTCCTGTTTTTTCTTCACGTCACATATGGAGACATGAGCTACAATTTTCCAGAGGAGATGAAACGAGGAGCAGTTATTGGAAATGTGGCCAAGGATTTGGGGCTCGACAGGGCGGCGTTCTCCAACAGAAGAGCCCGCATTGACACCGATGGGACTGATACACGTTACTGTGACATAAACCTGAATAACGGAGAGTTGATTGTCGGTGACAGGATGGACCGAGAGGGGCTTTGTGGAGAAAAGGCTTCGTGCATCCTAAAGCACGAGCTTGTGTTGGAGAATCCTCTCGAGCTCCATCGGATTAATCTACACATTCAAGATATTAATGATAACTCCCCACAATTTAAGGAAGACTTGATTAATATAGAAATTAGAGAGTCTGCAGACCGCGGAGCTCGTTTTGTGATTGAAGAGGCGCACGATGCGGATGTAGGACAGAATTCAGTTCAACAGTACAGCCTTAAAAAGAATGATCATTTCATTTTGTCTGCTGACGGAAACACAATAGAGCTTGTTCTTGAAAAAGAGCTTGATcgtgaaaaacaacaagagatCAATTTACTCCTTACAGCTTTAGATGGAGGCTCCCCTCAGAGATCAGGTACTGTAGTCATACACGTCACTGTACTGGATGCTAATGATAACGCCCCAGTGTTTAGCCAGGCCGTTTATAAAGCCAGTCTGCCTGAGAACTCCCCTGTAGATACTGTAGTGGTCACAGTTAGCGCTACTGATGCAGACGAGGGGGTCAATGGTGACGTCACTTATGAATTTGGACATGTTACTGACGATGTGAAGAAGATATTTAGTATTGACCGTAAAGTCGGTGAGATACGAGTAATTGGCATTGTTGACTATGAAACTACGACCTCATTTGAAATACGCGTTAAAGCAAAAGATGGGTTAGGGCTGTCATCATAtgctaaaataataatttcgATCACTGATGCGAATGACAATGCACCTGTAGTCAATTTAAAATCCATAACAAATCCAATAGCAGAGGACACCCCACCTGGTACAGAGGTGGGCATCATCAACGTGCAGGATAGAGACTCTGAGACTAACAGACAGGTCCGCTGCTCCATTCAGCAACACGTCCCCTTTAAGTTGGTTCCTTCtattaaaaactattattcTCTGGTGACCACAGGACAACTGGACCGTGAACTAGAGTCTGAATACAACATTACAATCACTGCCACTGACGAGGGCTCtccacctctgtcctcctctaaaACTGTCCAGTTGTCTGTAGCAGACATCAACGACAACCCACCTGTGTTTGAGGAACAGTCCTACAGCGCTTATGTGACTGAAAATAACAAACCTGGCTCCACTTTATGTTCCGTTACTGCTCGAGACCCCGACTGGAGACAAAACGGTACCATGGTTTATTCTCTGTTACCGGGTGAGGTGAACGGCGCCCCGGTGTCCTCCTATTTATCTGTTAACGGAGACACGGGGGTGATCCACGCTGTGAGGTCGTTTGATTATGAACAGTTCAGGAGTTTTAAAGTGCACGTGATGGCCAGAGACAACGGTTCTCCTCCGCTCAGCAGCAACGTGACCGTCAGTGTGTTCGTATCGGATGTGAATGACAActctcctcagatactgtaccCCGCCCCGGAGGGCAACTCCTTCATGACCGAGCTGGTCCCCAAAGCTGCACTCGGAGGCTCTCTGGTGTCCAAAGTGATCGCGGTGGACGCGGACTCCGGACAGAACGCCTGGCTGTCCTATCATATAGTCAAATCCACTGATCCGGGTCTTTTTACCATTGTTCTCCACAGCGGAGAGATCAGGACCCAGCGTGACATTTTTGAGTCTGACAGCATGAAACAGAACCTCATTGTGTCCGTGAAAGATAACggacagccctctctctctgcaaccTGCTccatgtatttacttatttctgaTAACTTGGCTGAGGTGCCAGAACTGAAGGATATTTCTTATGACGAGAAGAACTCCAAACTGACCTCTTATCTGATCATCGCGCTGGTGTCCGTGTCCACCTTTTTtctgaccttcatcatcatcatcctgggtgtgaggttttgtCGCAGGAGAAAACCCAGACTGTTGTTTGATGGAGCAGTTGCCATCCCCAGCGCGTATCTCCCTCCCAATTACGCAGACGTTGACGGCACAGGAACTTTACGCAGCACCTACAATTATGACGCGTACCTGACAACAGGTTCTAGAACCAGTGACTTTAAGTTCGTGAGTTCTTACAATGACAACACGCTGCCTGCTGACCAGACTCTGAGGAAAAGTCCATCAGACTTCGCTGATGCTTTTGGAGATTGCGATGATTCTCCTGAGGTATGCACATGGTTCCTATCatag
- the LOC117737735 gene encoding protocadherin gamma-A6: MSIIHLFPKACLIMDQRLNFKPWLHFLLFCLLFGFSFGEVRYILPEEMLRGSVIGNVARDLALKVTELDARRARVVAEGTSQLCELDTASGNLLISQRIDREELCVQVNVCILQYQLLLEDPLQAYSIVLDIADINDNSPVFAAGEIRLDLVESTVLGRRFPLESAHDPDLGTNSVREYKLSPNNHFALEMSTQINGNAYPELVLKKALDREAQAEHVLKINGIDGGNPVRSGTASIHIRVLDANDNVPVFSQRVYKASVLENSAIGTVIATLNATDSDEGVYGEITYSFSHLSDKMGGVIEINPLSGKVRLAGVIDYEESSTHELDVQAKDGGGQASHCKLIIDVIDVNDNKPMIEVKSASANVVEGSKPGTMVALINVYDLDTGSSGRITCTIPDNVPFKLVSEVKNYYMLVTDGILDRELQSEYTITVTATDAGSPPLSSVKVITILVLDINDNRPTFTQSECNANILENQPVGTFVMKVKAVDIDNESNAKIRYEISKDTKSEVSSFLTINADTGELFTSRLFDYEQSVHFQIKVTARDGGDPPLFTTCTVNVFIMDQNDNAPAVLYPVQTTGFIGEDMVPIEAPRGYLVTKVVAVDADSGHNAWLSYRIIKATRPNLFMVGLHTGEIRTVRAFTEDDEAKQTVVVSITDNGPESLSATATVHVMIGDGLPVLNELFEFADESQHNDNLTLYLIIALTTVSSLLIMLISGVFYFKLCRRSYAYRSTTDSLPVFPTTYLPPFTDISRCGTLLKDERYDSFLTTGSWRGDFRFGSSTDTDTLKQRSAAYQKNTLRQASLKVRAGAPHPCYVIK, encoded by the coding sequence ATGTCGATTATACATCTGTTTCCGAAAGCATGTTTAATAATGGATCAGCGATTAAACTTTAAACCGTGGctgcattttttattgttttgcctCCTTTTTGGTTTTTCGTTTGGAGAAGTCCGTTACATCCTTCCAGAGGAGATGCTGCGGGGGTCGGTTATCGGGAATGTTGCGCGGGATCTGGCGCTGAAAGTGACGGAACTTGACGCTCGTCGAGCCCGTGTTGTTGCAGAAGGAACTAGCCAGCTGTGTGAACTGGACACTGCGTCAGGCAATCTTTTGATCAGCCAACGGATAGACCGAGAGGAGCTATGCGTGCAAGTCAATGTCTGCATCCTGCAGTACCAGCTCCTGCTTGAAGATCCCCTTCAAGCTTACAGCATAGTTCTGGATATTGCAGATATAAACGACAACAGCCCAGTGTTCGCTGCAGGGGAGATACGACTAGATTTAGTCGAATCCACTGTTCTGGGGAGGCGCTTTCCGTTGGAGAGCGCGCATGACCCCGATCTCGGAACCAACTCAGTCCGTGAATATAAACTGAGCCCGAATAATCATTTTGCACTGGAAATGAGTACCCAAATAAACGGCAATGCTTATCCGGAACTAGTTCTTAAAAAGGCGTTGGACCGGGAGGCACAAGCTGAACATGTACTGAAAATCAATGGAATTGACGGGGGTAATCCAGTCAGATCAGGAACTGCTTCTATTCATATCCGTGTTTTGGATGCCAACGACAATGTCCCAGTTTTTAGCCAACGAGTTTACAAAGCATCTGTGTTGGAGAACTCTGCCATAGGGACTGTCATAGCAACGCTGAATGCCACGGACTCAGATGAAGGTGTTTATGGAGAGATAACATACTCTTTCAGTCACCTGTCAGACAAAATGGGAGGAGTTATTGAAATTAACCCTCTGAGCGGAAAAGTTCGTCTGGCAGGTGTCATTGACTACGAAGAGTCTAGTACGCACGAGCTGGATGTTCAAGCTAAAGATGGGGGTGGCCAGGCGTCTCACTGTAAACTTATAATTGACGTAATTGACGTAAATGACAACAAACCAATGATAGAAGTAAAGTCAGCCTCTGCTAACGTGGTGGAAGGCTCTAAACCAGGAACTATGGTTGCTCTGATTAATGTGTATGACTTGGACACTGGAAGCAGTGGGCGCATCACCTGCACAATCCCAGACAATGTTCCATTTAAATTAGTATCAGAGGTAAAAAACTATTACATGTTAGTGACTGACGGAATACTAGACAGAGAACTTCAATCCGAGTATACCATCACAGTCACTGCCACGGACGCGGGCTCTCCCCCACTTTCCAGTGTTAAAGTTATAACAATCTTAGTCTTAGATATAAATGATAACCGTCCAACCTTTACGCAGAGCGAGTGTAATGCCAACATCTTGGAAAACCAACCCGTTGGCACGTTTGTCATGAAAGTAAAAGCAGTGGACATTGACAACGAATCTAATGCTAAAATACGGTACGAAATATCAAAGGACACAAAGTCAGAAGTGTCCTCCTTCCTAACCATCAACGCAGACACTGGTGAGCTATTCACATCACGCCTTTTCGACTACGAACAGTCAGTACACTTTCAGATTAAGGTGACAGCTCGAGATGGAGGCGACCCTCCACTCTTCACCACCTGTACTGTTAACGTGTTTATTATGGACCAAAATGACAATGCGCCTGCTGTCTTATATCCTGTCCAAACCACCGGGTTCATTGGTGAGGATATGGTGCCAATTGAAGCACCAAGAGGTTACCTGGTTACAAAGGTGGTTGCTGTGGACGCCGACTCTGGTCATAACGCCTGGCTCTCCTATAGAATAATCAAAGCAACGCGTCCTAACTTGTTTATGGTCGGTCTGCATACAGGAGAAATCCGAACTGTACGAGCATTCACGGAGGACGACGAAGCGAAAcaaactgttgttgtttcaaTAACGGATAATGGGCCTGAATCTCTCTCTGCCACAGCTACTGTCCACGTAATGATTGGCGATGGGCTGCCTGTTTTAAACGAACTCTTTGAGTTTGCAGATGAGTCACAGCACAACGATAACTTAACACTATATTTGATTATCGCTCTTACAACCGTTTCCTCTCTTTTAATCATGTTAATTAgtggtgtgttttattttaagctTTGCAGGCGTAGTTATGCTTATCGGTCAACCACCGATAGTCTCCCCGTTTTCCCCACAACCTACCTCCCCCCTTTCACGGATATAAGCCGTTGTGGGACCCTGCTAAAAGATGAGCGCTATGATTCCTTCTTGACCACGGGGTCGTGGAGAGGCGACTTTCGTTTCGGTTCAAGcacagacactgacacactgaaGCAAAGAAGCGCAGCCTATCAAAAAAACACACTACGGCAGGCTAGTCTGAAGGTGAGGGCAGGTGCACCTCATCCTTGTTACGTTATCAAATGA
- the LOC117737986 gene encoding protocadherin gamma-A11-like, which translates to MDILKSKIISDWSVSILLFCLVAAVSGQIRYSLPEEMRKGLFVGDVARDLGLDVTRLVSGRARLVIDDDNQYVALNQNKGHIVVNEIIDREKLCAKKSPCSFSLEIVLEDPLELFSITIEIQDVNDHAPSFPKKEIHLEISESTPTGTVFLLESAADPDVGINSLQSYSLKENRHFVLKQHTRTDGSKNAEMMLRTGLDREKQSEHALILTAVDGGEPQRSGTVKIHIAVLDANDNAPVFTQSVYKASVLENVLQGKIIAKVSAVDADQGYNGNVTYYFTHLEEDLSCPFEINSYTGDVKLTGEIDYEVSSNYEINLQAKDPWGVVGASKLIIEIADANDNSPIITMASFSGKISEDSLPGTVVALISVQDKDSGRNGQVHLNIDENLPFKIKSSLRNYYTLVTQQILDREKLSKYNITLTATDEGFPALSSRKTVVLDVTDINDNAPTFSQSVYITQVMENNSPGVAMLQIHATDPDQDRNARVSYFLIDGEVNGNPVSTYFSINTESGVIQSLRSLDFEQVKEYNIKVQAQDGGSPPLNRKTTVIIRVQDQNDNPPQVLYPVQTGGSLVAEMVPRSVDVGYLVTKVVAVDVDSGQNAWLSYKLQKATDRALFEVGLQNGEIRTIRQVTDKDAVKQRLTVIVEDNGQPSRSATVIVNVAVADSFPEVLSEFTDFTQDKEYNDNLTFYLVLALAVVSFLFITCLVVIISVKIYRWRQSRVMYHSNLPVIPYYPPRYSDTLGTGTLQHVYNYEVCRTTDSRKSDIQYVQPMSQSLVSVDDAGTENLQNGEQPSSVSNTSTLPLSDAVAWYINSTVQ; encoded by the exons ATGGATATTCTGAAGAGCAAAATCATCTCGGATTGGAGTGTCTCCATTTTGCTATTCTGCCTTGTTGCTGCAGTTAGCGGACAAATTCGTTATTCTCTACCAGAGGAGATGAGAAAAGGATTGTTTGTCGGAGACGTTGCAAGAGACCTTGGCTTGGATGTCACAAGGTTGGTTTCTGGTCGGGCTCGACTTGTTATAGATGATGATAACCAATATGTCGCGCTGAACCAGAACAAAGGGCATATTGTCGTCAATGAAATAATTGATAGAGAAAAATTATGCGCCAAGAAATCACCGTGTAGCTTTAGTCTAGAAATTGTCCTCGAAGATCCACTTGAATTATTTTCCATAACCATCGAAATTCAAGATGTAAATGATCATGCTCCGTCTTTTCCTAAAAAGGAGATTCATTTGGAAATAAGCGAATCAACGCCCACCGGGACAGTGTTCCTGCTTGAAAGCGCAGCTGATCCTGACGTAGGAATAAACTCACTGCAAAGCTACTCTTTGAAGGAAAATCGTCATTTTGTCCTCAAACAACACACTCGCACAGATGGTAGTAAAAATGCTGAAATGATGCTTCGGACTGGTTTGGACCGCGAGAAGCAAAGCGAGCATGCGCTTATTCTAACGGCTGTAGATGGTGGGGAACCGCAGAGGTCTGGGACAGTAAAGATACACATAGCTGTTCTGGACGCAAACGACAACGCACCCGTTTTTACGCAGTCTGTATACAAAGCATCTGTCTTGGAAAATGTTTTGCAAGGCAAAATTATTGCTAAAGTCAGTGCTGTAGATGCGGACCAAGGTTACAATGGTAACGTTACATATTATTTCACTCACTTAGAGGAGGATTTGTCGTGTCCTTTCGAAATAAATTCTTACACGGGGGATGTTAAACTCACTGGCGAAATCGATTACGAAGTGTCTTCAAATTACGAAATAAACCTTCAAGCAAAAGACCCATGGGGTGTAGTGGGCGCCAGCAAATTAATAATCGAAATAGCAGATGCAAATGATAACAGTCCAATAATCACAATGGCTTCTTTTTCGGGTAAGATTTCAGAGGATTCCCTCCCTGGCACGGTTGTGGCGTTAATTAGTGTTCAAGATAAAGATTCAGGTAGAAATGGCCAggttcatttaaatattgatgAAAACCTCCCGTTCAAAATTAAATCGTCTCTCCGAAACTATTACACATTGGTCACGCAGCAAATCCTTGACCGAGAAAAGCTTTCCAAGTACAATATCACCCTTACTGCCACAGATGAGGGCTTCCCTGCCTTATCCAGCAGAAAAACTGTAGTGTTAGacgttactgatattaatgacaATGCACCAACTTTCAGCCAGAGTGTTTACATCACGCAGGTAATGGAAAACAATTCACCTGGTGTAGCTATGTTGCAGATCCACGCCACTGATCCAGATCAGGATCGGAATGCACGGGTATCATATTTTCTTATTGACGGAGAAGTGAATGGAAATCCGGTATCCACATATTTCTCCATCAATACGGAAAGTGGAGTCATTCAGTCTTTGCGTTCACTTGACTTTGAACAAGTCAAAGAGTACAACATAAAGGTCCAAGCGCAGGATGGAGGGTCGCCACCTCTAAATAGGAAAACAACTGTTATTATACGTGTCCAGGACCAGAACGACAACCCTCCACAGGTTCTGTACCCAGTCCAGACTGGTGGCTCTCTGGTGGCTGAAATGGTGCCTCGTTCAGTCGATGTGGGCTATCTGGTCACTAAAGTGGTGGCTGTGGATGTGGACTCTGGACAGAATGCCTGGCTCTCCTATAAACTGCAGAAAGCCACAGACAGGGCGCTGTTTGAAGTGGGCTTACAGAATGGAGAAATAAGAACTATCCGCCAAGTCACTGATAAAGatgctgtgaaacaaagactgactgttatagtggaggacaacgggcagcCCTCTCGTTCAGCTACAGTCATTGTTAACGTGGCGGTGGCGGACAGCTTCCCTGAAGTGCTGTCTGAGTTCACTGACTTTACACAAGACAAGGAGTACAACGACAACCTGACTTTCTACTTAGTGCTGGCTTTGGCTGtagtttccttcctcttcatcacgtgTTTAGTGGTTATTATATCCGTGAAGAtctacaggtggagacagtctCGCGTCATGTATCACTCCAATCTCCCTGTGATTCCGTATTATCCACCACGTTACTCAGACACTTTGGGGACAGGGACTCTCCAACACGTCTACAACTACGAGGTGTGCAGGACGACGGACTCCAGAAAGAgtgacatacagtatgtgcaaCCCATGAGTCAAAGTTTGGTTAGTGTGGATGACGCTGGAACTGAAAATCTGCAGAATGGAGAGCAGCCATCCTCAGTTTCTAACACGTCTACTCTG CCTCTAAGTGACGCTGTTGCCTGGTATATAAATTCAACCGTGCAGTGA